In Methanothermobacter tenebrarum, the sequence CAGGACCAAAACTATCCAAGATAAGAAAAACCATCCTAGAAAAGGTGGACGTACCAGTCGGCACAGTACCCATCTACGAGGCTGGCATAAAAGCCGCCCAACCAAATAACGGTTCAATAGTCGACATGGACGAAGACAACATATTCAATACAATAGAAAAACAGGCAAAAGACGGAGTCGACTTCATGACAGTCCACGCTGGCATAACACTCGACACAGTGGAAAAATTAGAAAGATCAGAGAGGATCATGGGGATGGTGAGCAGAGGAGGAGTGTTCCTCGCCACATGGATGAAACATAACAAGAGAGAGAATCCACTCTACTCAAACTACGAATACCTCCTCGAAATAGCCCACGAATATGATGTCACACTCAGCCTCGGCGATGGACTGAGACCAGGCTGCCTAGCAGACGCATCAGACACCCCACAACTACAAGAACTAATCACACTAGGAGAACTGGTTGAAAAAGCCAGAGAAACCAAAGTACAATGCATGGTAGAAGGGCCAGGACATGTCCCAATAGATCAAATTCCCGCGAATATGAAAATCCAGAAGACAATCTGTAAAGGAGCCCCATTCTACGTCCTAGGTCCCATAGTAACTGACATGGCCCCAGGATACGATCATATAAGCGCGGCCATTGGAGGGGCTATAGCAGCCTATCATGGAGCAGATTTCATCTGCTATGTCACACCAGCAGAACACCTAACCATACCCGGTGTAAAAGAGGTTAAGGAGGGTGTTATAGCATCAAAGATAGCTGCACAGGCAGCCGACTCCGCTAATAGGATGTTGAGGGCGTGGAACATGGAATTAGAGATGGCAAGGGCAAGGAAAAACTTCAACTGGGAGAGGCAATTTGAACTAGCATTCGACCACGAAAAACCCAGAAAATATAGAATGCAATGCCCAGTTGAAGAAGAAGACATGTGCTCAATGTGTGGCGAATACTGCGCCCTAAGACTCTTCAAAAAACAATAAAACCCCCCAAGTTAAGGGGATGATTATGGAATACAAAAATTTAGCTAAACTCTATAACAGGCTAGAATCAACAACCAAAAGACTAGAAAAGACCGTTATAATAGCCGATTTCCTCAAAAAGACAGACACCAAACTTCTACCAATAGTAACCCTACTCCTTCTAGGTCGTGTTTTCCCAACCTGGAGCGAAGAAGAACTCGGAATCGGCCCAAAACTTCTAATGAAAGCAATATCAACAGTCACTGGTGTGAGTGTTGATGAAATAGAAGAAAAAATCCGCGAAGAAGGCGACATTGGCAAAGCAAGCGAAGTACTATTCAAAAGAAAAGCCCAAGTAACATTCACTCCACAACCCCTCACAGTCAAAAAAGTCTATAAAGACCTTAGAAAATTGGCATCCATAACAGGACCCGGAGCCCAATCAAAAAAGATAAACATACTCCTCGGCATCTTCTCATTAGCCTCCCCAATCGAAGCCAAATATATAACAAGAACAATACTCGAGGAATTAAGGGTGGGGGCTGGTGAGGGTATTATAAGCGACGCCATCTCACTAGCATTCAACATCGACAAAGAAGTTGTTGAAAGAGCCTACATGCTCACCAACGACCTCGGGATGGTGGCCAAGGTCGCCAAGAGTGAAGGCGAAGCCGGACTCCGCAGACTCTCACTAGAACCCGGAAGACCAGTGAAACCAATGCTAGCCCAACTGGCAGAAAGCATAGAATCCGCCATAGAAGAACTGGGGGAGGCCCTCTGCGAAACCAAATATGATGGTGTGCGAGTCCAAATACACAGAAAAGGTGATGAAATCCTCGTATTCACTCGCAGATTAGAAAATATAAGCAACGCGGTCCCTGAGATCATCAAACGCGTGGAAAAGGCCCTACCAGGTGAAGATTTTATAGTGGAGGGGGAAATCATCGTAAACATTGAAGGAAGACCAGGCTCCTTCCAGTACATCCTCCAAAGAGTGAAAAGAAAATACGACATCGAAGAGATGATAACCAGAATACCACTAACACTCTACCTCTTCGACATATTATATTATAGGAAGCCCCTAATAGACGAAACCTTCAAAGAACGGCGCAAGATCCTAGAATCCATAATCAAGCCCATAAAAGGTAAAATAGAATTAAGTAAACAAATAAGCGTCAACACCGAGAACATCAAGGATGGTAAACTACTCTTCAAGGAATCTATAAAAGAAGGACATGAGGGTATAATGATAAAAGATCCAAACGCACCTTACATACCAGGGATACGGGGTAAAAAGATGCTCAAATACAAGGCAGAACCCGAAAGCCTGGATTTAGTGGTTATTGGTGGAACATACGGCAAAGGAAAACGCGCACACCTTGTAGGATCATATCTTCTAGCTGCAAGGGATGATGAAACCGGTGAACTGAAGACAGTAGCACATGCTGCAACAGGCCTAGATGATAAAACCCTCAAAGAACTCACAGAAAGACTGAAGAAGATAACGATAGAAGAAAAGGGGGGGAAAATCAAAGTAAAACCTGAGATAATCCTAGAAGTAGCATATAGTGAAATAGTCAAAAGCCCAGAATATGAAAGCGGATACTCCCTCCGATTTCCAGTTGTGAAAAGGATAAGAGACGACCTCAGCCTAGAAGACGTTGACACCATAAAACGTATAGAATCACTCTTCAAACCATGAACATTCCCCCATATACTACAATTTTCCTAAATTCAACCACGAAGGATGGCCAGGCCACAAAATATAATAATACTTAACAGCCCATCATTAATATGGTGTTTATGGAAGATGAGAAGATATTTAAGATTGTCATTTTCATAGCATTAGTGGGCCTTATAGGGATGATAATATCAGCGGGTAGTATCACACCACGGGAAATTAAAATAAAAGAAATAAACAGGGGCATGATCGATGAAAAAGTCACAGTAACAGGTTTAGTGGAGGAGATAAAAAATTCAAGAACCGGTAAAGCATCAT encodes:
- a CDS encoding OB-fold nucleic acid binding domain-containing protein; this encodes MEDEKIFKIVIFIALVGLIGMIISAGSITPREIKIKEINRGMIDEKVTVTGLVEEIKNSRTGKASFITLNDGTGKITIVIFQSVKNEIERSNLPIEMLKYRKIKITGKITEYKGSMEIILEEPQNLKIL
- the thiC gene encoding phosphomethylpyrimidine synthase, which gives rise to MTQMEEARKGNTTPQIEEVAKSENYKIHKIMKRVAEGRIVIPSNPIHDPIPCGIGEGLSTKINANIGSSPRLEDPELEIKKSLVAVQYGADTIMDLSTGPKLSKIRKTILEKVDVPVGTVPIYEAGIKAAQPNNGSIVDMDEDNIFNTIEKQAKDGVDFMTVHAGITLDTVEKLERSERIMGMVSRGGVFLATWMKHNKRENPLYSNYEYLLEIAHEYDVTLSLGDGLRPGCLADASDTPQLQELITLGELVEKARETKVQCMVEGPGHVPIDQIPANMKIQKTICKGAPFYVLGPIVTDMAPGYDHISAAIGGAIAAYHGADFICYVTPAEHLTIPGVKEVKEGVIASKIAAQAADSANRMLRAWNMELEMARARKNFNWERQFELAFDHEKPRKYRMQCPVEEEDMCSMCGEYCALRLFKKQ
- a CDS encoding ATP-dependent DNA ligase produces the protein MEYKNLAKLYNRLESTTKRLEKTVIIADFLKKTDTKLLPIVTLLLLGRVFPTWSEEELGIGPKLLMKAISTVTGVSVDEIEEKIREEGDIGKASEVLFKRKAQVTFTPQPLTVKKVYKDLRKLASITGPGAQSKKINILLGIFSLASPIEAKYITRTILEELRVGAGEGIISDAISLAFNIDKEVVERAYMLTNDLGMVAKVAKSEGEAGLRRLSLEPGRPVKPMLAQLAESIESAIEELGEALCETKYDGVRVQIHRKGDEILVFTRRLENISNAVPEIIKRVEKALPGEDFIVEGEIIVNIEGRPGSFQYILQRVKRKYDIEEMITRIPLTLYLFDILYYRKPLIDETFKERRKILESIIKPIKGKIELSKQISVNTENIKDGKLLFKESIKEGHEGIMIKDPNAPYIPGIRGKKMLKYKAEPESLDLVVIGGTYGKGKRAHLVGSYLLAARDDETGELKTVAHAATGLDDKTLKELTERLKKITIEEKGGKIKVKPEIILEVAYSEIVKSPEYESGYSLRFPVVKRIRDDLSLEDVDTIKRIESLFKP